One stretch of Schlesneria sp. DSM 10557 DNA includes these proteins:
- a CDS encoding lysophospholipid acyltransferase family protein: MLSLRHRLEYLVFQTFVCVIDSLSPAATAWVARGLATVIHYGLPRKWTRYKVASENLVRAFGDRYSEKEIENLVYEMWVHLFRTIAETVQCPRKLHLHSYRKIVDFADFTRTNEAICSGRRVLMLGGHFGNWEIGTALFGLWGFPMGIVAREMDNPYLHDWFRRQRENTGHRMLLKSGDFDEMVALLSKGGNLGLLCDQDAGPRGVFVDFFGTPASTFKSIALLALEYDALVMVGYSIRLKDEPGSQPWSRFEVGCEAVIDPRELNTDDPVGEITQQFTSALERAIRRAPEQYFWIHRRWKSEPRSNKRAKPMQQRLAG; the protein is encoded by the coding sequence ATGCTTTCGCTGCGTCATCGACTTGAATATCTCGTCTTTCAGACATTCGTTTGTGTGATTGACTCCCTTTCACCTGCGGCGACCGCCTGGGTGGCAAGGGGCCTGGCGACAGTGATCCATTACGGGCTGCCCCGGAAATGGACGAGATACAAGGTCGCCTCTGAAAATCTCGTGCGCGCCTTCGGTGACCGCTATTCCGAGAAAGAGATCGAGAACCTCGTTTACGAGATGTGGGTTCATCTGTTCCGCACGATTGCCGAGACCGTACAGTGCCCCCGCAAGCTGCATCTGCACTCGTACCGGAAGATCGTCGACTTCGCCGACTTTACTCGCACCAATGAAGCGATCTGCTCGGGCCGGCGTGTGCTGATGCTCGGCGGCCACTTCGGAAACTGGGAGATTGGAACGGCCCTGTTCGGTCTATGGGGGTTCCCTATGGGAATCGTCGCGCGCGAGATGGATAACCCCTACCTGCATGACTGGTTCCGTCGCCAGCGGGAAAATACCGGTCACCGGATGCTGCTGAAATCGGGCGATTTCGATGAAATGGTGGCCCTCTTGTCCAAGGGAGGAAACCTGGGTCTGCTGTGCGATCAGGATGCCGGCCCGAGAGGCGTCTTCGTGGATTTCTTCGGCACGCCCGCTTCCACCTTCAAATCGATCGCACTGCTGGCGTTGGAGTACGACGCTCTGGTGATGGTCGGCTATTCGATTCGGCTGAAGGACGAACCGGGCAGTCAGCCCTGGTCCCGCTTTGAAGTCGGTTGCGAAGCCGTTATCGACCCGCGTGAACTGAACACCGATGACCCTGTGGGTGAAATTACGCAGCAATTCACCTCCGCACTGGAACGGGCAATCCGGCGAGCCCCCGAACAATATTTCTGGATCCATCGCCGCTGGAAAAGCGAACCTCGCTCGAATAAGCGAGCGAAACCCATGCAACAGCGTCTGGCTGGCTGA
- a CDS encoding glycosyltransferase, producing MPPEALRDTPHPVRGQSGTISIALCTYNGERYLPSQLNSYLSQSRLPDELVVGDDGSTDSTARLIEDFARVAPFPVRFFQNPQRLGVGTNFDQTLQRCSGEFIALSDQDDEWRPDKLARLAALLGQHPQAGYACSDAEMIGNDGQPQHHRLWEQYRCTPHEFLQQGDSSARHLLLQSDRILGATMLLRANCIRALSPIPQSWVHDHWLSVMCELMGYHGVASPELLTRYRLHPGQTCGVRRPVGRYRQKRLGFSRRCEQRLRRRERLSDLRLFLEERLIPVHPELTRWQPVIAQAEELADQAIWRDSLPWWRRKLIRLQQWWQVKPTPSRVRSHHGTDPA from the coding sequence ATGCCGCCTGAAGCCCTACGCGACACGCCCCACCCCGTCCGGGGACAGTCGGGGACCATTTCAATCGCCCTGTGTACGTACAACGGCGAACGATATCTGCCCTCCCAACTGAACAGCTACCTCTCCCAGTCACGCCTTCCCGACGAACTGGTTGTCGGTGATGATGGATCGACCGACTCAACAGCCCGACTGATCGAGGACTTCGCACGCGTCGCGCCGTTCCCCGTTCGGTTCTTCCAGAATCCACAGCGACTGGGTGTCGGAACAAACTTTGACCAGACCCTGCAGCGCTGTTCGGGTGAATTCATTGCGCTATCCGATCAGGACGATGAATGGAGACCAGACAAACTGGCGCGCCTAGCGGCATTGCTGGGGCAGCACCCGCAGGCAGGCTACGCGTGCTCCGATGCAGAGATGATCGGCAATGATGGCCAGCCGCAGCATCATCGGCTTTGGGAACAGTACCGCTGCACGCCGCACGAGTTTCTGCAGCAGGGCGACTCCAGCGCCCGCCACCTGCTGCTCCAATCCGACCGGATTCTCGGTGCGACGATGCTCTTGAGGGCCAACTGCATCCGCGCGCTGTCACCCATTCCTCAATCCTGGGTCCATGACCACTGGCTGTCCGTCATGTGTGAACTGATGGGCTATCATGGCGTTGCTTCACCAGAACTGTTGACCCGCTATCGTCTGCATCCCGGCCAGACATGCGGAGTGCGTCGGCCGGTCGGACGCTATCGCCAGAAGCGGCTCGGCTTTTCACGTCGGTGCGAACAGCGACTTCGACGGCGCGAACGCCTGTCGGACCTCCGCCTGTTTCTGGAAGAGCGGCTGATACCCGTTCATCCGGAACTGACGCGCTGGCAGCCCGTCATCGCCCAGGCCGAAGAACTTGCCGATCAAGCCATCTGGCGAGACAGTCTTCCCTGGTGGCGCCGAAAGCTCATCCGACTCCAGCAATGGTGGCAAGTCAAACCCACACCCTCACGCGTCCGATCGCATCACGGAACCGACCCAGCATGA
- a CDS encoding glycosyltransferase family 2 protein — MKPFVSIIVPHYQTPELAKLCLRSIRKFTHDYDYEVIVVDNASKGDASLDYLRSVEWIRLIERTGEIATGSLAHREAVAIGFQEARAPFVLTVHTDTIPIREDWLKFHLDPMLADDSIAAIGTDKLVLRSPLQESLRQVEDVLTWWKRFRPVRKNNRQPYIRSHCALYRRRIMDQHGLTYTDHATLTAGQGLHHDLVRLGYECRLLDPRDVSQRVVHLNHATELLLPELQSESRLLHLWRGKSRLRRFFQQAAIQQLLEDASLDKNTNTRKSLKVAS, encoded by the coding sequence ATGAAGCCGTTTGTCTCCATCATTGTCCCGCACTACCAGACGCCCGAACTGGCCAAGCTCTGCCTGCGCAGTATCAGAAAGTTTACCCACGACTACGACTATGAGGTGATCGTGGTGGACAACGCATCGAAGGGAGACGCCTCGCTCGACTACTTGCGCAGTGTCGAATGGATCCGACTGATTGAACGGACGGGAGAGATTGCGACCGGAAGCCTGGCCCATCGCGAGGCTGTCGCCATCGGATTTCAGGAAGCGCGCGCGCCGTTTGTGCTGACCGTTCATACGGACACCATCCCCATTCGGGAAGACTGGTTGAAGTTCCATCTCGACCCGATGCTGGCCGACGATTCAATTGCCGCCATTGGAACCGACAAGCTGGTGCTCCGTTCCCCCCTTCAGGAATCGCTGAGACAAGTCGAAGACGTGCTCACATGGTGGAAGCGGTTTCGGCCCGTGCGAAAGAACAATCGACAGCCCTACATCCGCAGCCATTGTGCGCTCTACCGTCGCCGCATCATGGATCAGCACGGGTTGACGTACACCGATCACGCTACCCTGACCGCCGGTCAGGGGTTGCACCACGACCTCGTCAGACTCGGTTATGAATGTCGCCTGCTCGACCCACGCGACGTCTCGCAACGGGTCGTTCATCTGAACCATGCGACTGAACTGCTGTTACCGGAACTGCAATCCGAAAGCCGGCTGCTGCACCTGTGGCGGGGAAAGTCACGTCTGCGTCGGTTCTTCCAGCAAGCAGCAATCCAGCAACTTCTCGAAGATGCCTCATTGGATAAAAATACGAACACACGGAAGTCACTGAAGGTCGCCAGTTGA
- a CDS encoding penicillin-binding protein activator LpoB, which yields MDRRQFFHQFSISLASLVAVTSIGCKGTQYAHVLSPTDTNMVGSHTAGAETWEPLIQQSVGQLLAREQSSVTLTSHTGEPCKKRICFMHVDNRSSEEIGDFGDQIYQKIDTIINGSETFELVNIRAVKAALQQANLRPDDLYTPSARRKLAGVMEQEREPIDYFLYATITSGTTRSNGKDYQRDYLLTLELVNFETGHTEKESAELRKGYHKSKLGKLRNYGQG from the coding sequence ATGGATCGGCGGCAGTTCTTTCACCAATTCAGTATCTCGCTTGCGAGTCTCGTCGCAGTGACCTCGATCGGTTGCAAGGGGACTCAATACGCTCATGTGCTCAGCCCCACCGACACCAACATGGTCGGAAGCCATACTGCGGGTGCAGAGACATGGGAGCCACTGATTCAGCAATCCGTCGGTCAACTGCTTGCTCGTGAGCAAAGCTCTGTCACACTGACCTCACACACCGGCGAGCCCTGCAAGAAGCGCATCTGTTTCATGCACGTGGATAATCGCAGCTCGGAAGAGATCGGTGACTTTGGTGATCAGATCTATCAAAAAATCGACACGATTATTAACGGATCAGAAACGTTTGAACTGGTCAATATCCGTGCGGTGAAAGCAGCCCTTCAGCAGGCAAATCTGCGTCCTGATGACCTCTATACTCCCAGTGCGCGACGGAAACTGGCCGGGGTGATGGAGCAGGAACGCGAGCCGATCGACTACTTTCTGTACGCGACGATTACCTCGGGCACGACGCGCAGCAATGGCAAGGACTACCAGCGCGACTACCTGTTGACGCTGGAACTGGTCAACTTCGAAACCGGTCATACAGAAAAAGAATCGGCCGAATTGCGCAAGGGATACCATAAGTCCAAACTTGGTAAACTTCGGAACTATGGACAGGGTTGA